The segment CGCTCCCCACCCATAAGGAAAAGAAAATAATCCTTTTTCCTAGCTTCCCAACCGTTAATTATCTGAAAAGTATACTAACAGATAAATTTTTTCTTATTCTGACTATCGCTTCTCCCAAAAGTTCAGAGGAGTTTAATTCCACAAATTTGTCAGGCAATTCTTTATGATATATTGTATCTGTAACAATTATTTTATCAATACTTGAATTTTGCAATTTTTCAACGGCATTTAGTGAAAATATCCCATGTGTAGCGGCAGCGATAATTTTTTTTGCACCTTTATTATGTAGAGTTTCAGCAGCAGCTACAAGAGATCCACCAGTATCTATTATATCATCAAATATTATACAATTAGCACCCTCTACCTCTCCTATTACGTTTATTACTTCAGCAACGTTATCTTTAGGCCTTCTTTTGTCGAGGATAGCTAAAGAAGATCCTAATTTTTGGGCAAACTTTCTAGCTCGTTTTACGCCACCAACATCCGGGGATACTACCACGGTGTCATGTTGTGTCAATTTCATTTCTTCTAAAAAATATTTTGAAAAAATCGGGAAACTCCAAAGATTATCAACTGGTATATCAAAGAAACCTTGGATTTGTTCGGCATGAAGATCAATTGTCACTACCCTAGTTGCGCCAGCAGTTGTAATTAAGTTGGCAACAAGCTTTGCAGTAATTGGATCTCTACCCCTGGCTTTTCTATCTTGACGAGCATACCCAAAGTATGGAATTATAACAGATATAGATGCAGCAGAAGCCCTTCTCAGGGCATCGATCATTATCAGCAATTCCATGATATTATTATTTACAGGCGGAGCTATGGATTGAATTAAATATACATCGAATCCTCTCACTGTTTCGTTAATTTTTACATTTACTTCACCATCTGCAAAAGTTGATACTTCGCAGTCACCCAATCTTGTGTCCATGTATTCGACAATTTTTTTAGCTAAAAGAGGGTTAGAGTTTCCTGCAAACACTTTGAATTGATTCTCTTTAGTTGACATTTTTATACTCCCTTCTCTACATTTTGTGAATCCCTTTTTAACACCCAATTTTCTTTGTTTATTTGATGTGCTCTTGCTAAGGTTAAAGCATTGTCTGGCACATCTTTTGTTATCACAGACCCAGCTCCTACAAGAGAATTTTTTCCAATATTAACAGGTGCAACTAAAGAGGTGTTACTTCCAATAAAGGCTCCATCATCTATAAAGGTCTTGTTCTTTTTCTTACCATCGTAGTTACATGTTATAGTTCCTGCACCAATGTTTACATTTCTCCCAACATAAGTGTCACCTAAATAAGTTAAATGCTGTGCTTTACTGTTGCAAGATATTTTAGTTTTCTTAGTTTCAACAAAATTACCTATTTTAACGTTTTCTTGCAACTCTGTTCCTTCTCTTAGCCTTGAAAAAGGACCTATAGAAACATTTTTTTGTATTCTACTTAATTCGCATTCTGAGCGAATTATTTTCACATTGTCTTCTATAATACAATCTTTGATCCTTGTTAATGGACCTATTTCACAATCTTTTCCAATGGTCGTTTTTCCGTATATAAATGTTTGAGGATAAATTATTGTATCAGCGCCAATACTTACATCAGCGGAGATGTATGTAGAATCTGGATCCTGTATTGTAACTCCATTTAGCATGTGTTTCTTTAAAATTTCTTTTCTTATCTTTTTTTCAGCTTCTGCTAACTGTATCCTATCGTTTATACCAATAACCTCTATTTCATTTTCTAATTCTACCACACCAACTTTTTCCAGAAGTTCAAAAACATCGGTTAAATAATATTCTCCCTGGGCATTTTGTGGAGTGATACGGTGTAAGGCTTCTTTTAATTGCTCTCCTTTGTAAACAGCAATTCCTGTATAAACTTCTTTTATTTGCTTTTCAAAAGTATCGGCATCTTTTTCCTCAACAATTTTAACAAATTTATCTTCGTTTTTTATTATGCGTCCATAACCAGTTGGATCCTCTAATTTTACTGAGAGTATAGTCGAACTGTTATTATCTTTTAAATGTTTTTCAATGAGAGAATTTAAAGTTTGGTAAGAGATAAATGGCACATCGCCGTAAAGTATCAAGATATCGCTATCATCGAGAAATTGTTCTGCACAGAGTACAGCATGACCCGTTCCTAATCTTTCTTTTTGCTCAAAAATTTTAACATTTTCATCCAACAATTCTTTTACTAGATCTTTACCATTTCCTAGGACTATCCCGATTTCGTCGGTTATTTTTCCTGCAACATCTATGACCCAATTTATCATTGGCTTATCTAGAATTTTATGTGCAACTTTTGGGATCTTTGATTTCATTCGTTTTCCTTGCCCAGCAGCAAGTATTAATACTTTTATATCTACCTCCTCCTTTCATAATTTTTAGCGCCCCTACCCACCTCTCCACCCTTCTTAAGGAAGGGACCTACGGTCCCTAAGTCCAACAAGGGGTGGAGGGCTTCGCCCTGTGACCCTTTAAAATCAAAAGATTTTTTTGAAATTTTTTTAATTTCTAAAGATTTTTGTTAGCGCCTCTTCGCTTCGCAAATCCCACCAGAAAATTACCTACAGCCTTGTAAGGCATTCTTTAATTATTTCTTCCGTTTTTAGTTCTTCTAGATCAAGTTGACCTATGACCTTCATAATTTCATATCTTTGAAATCCAAGAGTTTCTAAAGCTTCTATAGCTTCTTTTACATTATTATTTCCATACGATTGAGCGCCTACCCCAGCTGAATAGGCACTGAAAGAATCAGAAAGTTCAGATATTAGTCTTTCGGCTGTTTTCTTACCTATGCCAGGCAGGTTTGAAAGGAGCGTTGTATCTTGGGAGTTTATCATTTGTATAAATTCTTCTGCATCCGTTTTTCTAAGGATTTTTGAAGCAATTCTTGGTCCGATTTTTGAAACTTTCTTTAAACTTTCAAAAACATCTCTTTCTATTTTATCTTTAAAAATATAGAGTGATGTGTTCCATTCGCTTATTTCCAGGGATGCGAAGAATTCGTATTTGTCACCCTTTTTTAAGTATCTTATAACGTTGAACGAAGGATACGCTTCCAGAGTTAAAGCTCCAATTTTGATTAGAACTTTTTCGTCCTCAAAATCTTCAATTGTTGCGTTAATTTTTCTTATCATATTATATACCTCGATAAAAGATATCTACAATGCTACTAAATTAGTGGATATTAATTCTTTGATTTTTCCAAGGAGATACAAAGAACCAGTGAAAAAATAAATATCACTTTTTTCTGATAAAAGCTTATTGAAACCTTCCGAAGGGTCTTTTATAAACTCAACATTTTTGGTATGCTTTTTAAATTCTTCATATATTAATTCAGGATGTCTTCCCCTTTCGGTAGGAACTGATGTTACAATAATTTTATCAAAAACTGAAGCAAAAATTTGTGACATTTTTTTGTAGTCTTTATCATCCAATATCCCAATCAAGGCAATTTTTTTCTGAGTAGGAAAGTAAAGATTGATGCTTTTTTCTAATTGTTGGGCAGCAGCAAAATTGTGGGCACCGTCGAAAACTATCTTTTTACCGTTTATTTCTGTGTACTCAAACCTACCTTCCCAATAAAAGTTTGCCATAGCTTCTCGGATTTTCTCAATAGATAGAGCTTTTCCAAATTTTTGCATAAACGCTTCTACTACTGCCAAAGATGTTGTAACGTTTTCCATTTGGAACGTCCCGTTGGCACCAAAAATCAGATCTTTAATTTCAGAATTAATACCATAATAATCTAACATATTATTGTTAATAAAATATCTATGGTTGGTAGAATTAAAATCTTTTCCATGTTCATAAACTTTTTCTGCATTGACTTCTTTAGCTTTATTTAAGATAACTTTTTTTGGGCTTTCGTCTATATTTCCCAATACCAAAAAATTGTTTTTCTTTATGATACCTGCTTTTTCATAAGCTATCGCTTCAAGAGTATTACCTAAAGTTTTGATATGGTCTTTAGATATAGAGGTTATGACTGAAACATCAGAATTGATAACATTAGTAGCATCCAACCTTCCTCCTAAACCCACTTCAATGATTCCTACATCCACTTTTTGCTTTTCAAAATACTTAAAGGCCATAGCTGTTGTTATTTCAAAAAATGATGGTGCATATTCTTCACCTTTCAGATCCATTTTTTTTATTTCTTCTTCAATCTCATTGTATATCTGCACAAATTCTCTCTCAGAAATGTTTTCCCCATTTATTTTTATTCTCTCGGTTAATGAAACCAAATGTGGGGATATAAAGGTTCCAACTTTCATTCCATTATATCTTAAAATTTGTGAAAGTGCAGTGGTAACACTTCCTTTTCCGTTAGTACCTGTGACGTGTATACTTTTGAACGAATTCTGCGGGCATCCTATACGTTTAGTTAATTCTTCTATCCTTTCGAGACCTAATTTCACCTTGAAATTTGCTGCTCCTCTTTGATAAAGATAATCAACTAAATTGGTAAATTCCATTTAACTAATCTCCTTTAAGAGTGTTTGCAATTTTTGATATTTTTTCTCACTTTCTATCAAATCTTCTTTTGTTTTTTCTACTACATCCGGATCAGCCTTTTCGACGAAATTTTTATTTGATAATTTTTTATTATATAATTCTATATCTTTTGCTAGCTTTTCCAATTTTTTTGTTAACCTTTGTTTCTCTGTATCGATGTCTATGTAATCACCTAAAGGTATGTAAACTTCTACACTTTCATCTACATAAGCAGTGGCAGATTTTGCTGGTTTCACTTCGGTTTGAGTTATATCTTTCAAAAAAGCTAAATGTTCAATTAAACTTATGTTTTTTTCTATAAAATCGTCGTTTTTTGCGACAATTTTGTATTTCAAGTCAACCTTTTGTGTTTGGGGTATATCCATTTCGGCTTTAACGTTCCTTACACCCTTAACTAACTCCATAATCTTCAAGAATACCTTTTCTGATTCAGGATAAATATTATTCTCGTTACTCTCTGGCCACTTAGCGCTTATCAATAATTCTGAATCTTTCTCTATAGGCAATTTTTGCCATAGTTCTTCCGATATATAAGGCATAAAAGGATGTAATAAACGTAATGAAGAATCAAAGACTTGCAGAATAACATTTTGTACTACCAATTTATCTTTACCACTCGAATTTAACCTATTTTTTGAGGCTTCTATATACCAATCACATAATTCATTCCAGAAAAAATCATATAGTTTTCTTGCAGCTTGATCGTAGTTATAAACTTCTAAATCTTTGGATATTTCTAGTATTGTAGAATTCAATCTGGTTAAAATCCATTTGTCTTCGATTTTTAAATCTTCTTCTTTCAGTACAATTTTCTCGTAGTCTTCCATATTTAAGAGTACAAATCTAGCGGCATTCCATATTTTATTTGCAAACTTTCTGTAGGCATCGAAGGATCCAACATCTAATTTAATATCTCTTCCTTGAGCAGCTAAAATTGCTAAAGTAAATCTAACAGGATCCGTTCCATATTCGTTAATTACTTCTAAGGGATCTATACCGTTGCCCAACGATTTAGACATCTTTCTTCCATATTTGTCTCTTATCAATTGATGTAGGTAAACATCATGAAAGGGCTTCTCCCCCATGAACTTTTCTCCCATCATTATCATTCTTGCAACCCAAAAAAAGATTATATCAAATCCGGTGACTAACAAATCGGTTGGATAGAATTTTTTAAGATCTTCCGTTTTTTCGGGCCATCCTAGGGTAGAAAAAGGCCAAAGAGCTGAAGAAAACCACGTATCTAGTACATCCTCATCTTGTTTTAGATCCGTAGAGCCACATTTTTCACACTTTTTAACGTCTTCGACGGATACATTCACATGCCCGCAGTTTTGGCAATACCAAACGGGGATTCTATGTCCCCACCAAAGCTGTCTTGATATACACCAATCCCTTATTTCATACATCCAGTTAAGATACACTTTTTTCCATCTTTCGGGGTAAAATTTTATTTCATCATTTTCCACTACTTGGATTGCTTTTTCTGCTAAGGGTTTCATTTTCACAAACCATTGATCCAAAAGAAGAGGTTCTATAACGGTGCCACATCTGTAACAATGACCGACTGAATGAGTATAATCTTCCTCTTTTTCTAATAATCCCTCTTTTTTCAAGTCTTCGACTATTCTTTTTCTAGCTATATACCTATCTAATCCAGCGTACTTGCCGCCATTTTCGTTTATCTTTGCATTTTCGTCTATAATTTGTATTCTTTCCAAGTTGTGTCTTAAACCAATTTGATAATCGTTGGGATCATGGGCAGGTGTAACCTTGACGACACCTGTACCAAAGTTTGGGTCTACGTAAGGATCCGCTATAATTTTCAGTTTCCTTCCGACAATTGGCAAAATAGCGATTTTTCCAACCAAATTTTTATACCTTTCATCTGAAGGATTAACAGCGAGAGCTGTATCTCCTAACATAGTTTCAGGTCTAGTGGTTGCTACAGTTACATAATTTTGAGTATTTTCAAGACGATATTTTATATACCAAAGTTTGCCTTTTTCTTCGCTGTGTTCAACCTCATCGTCTGCCAGGACGGTTCCACAGGAAGGACACCAATTTACTATATATTTTCCTTTGTATATTAAACCTTCATTGTACAAAGAAACGAAGACCTTTCTTACCGCTTGGTTGAGCCCTTCATCTAAAGTGAATCTTTCTCTGCTCCAATCGACAGAGGCTGCCAATGCTTTTATCTGTTCACGTATGTGATTACGATATTTGTTTGCCCAATCCCAAGTAATTTTTAAAAATTCTTCTCTAGTATAATCTTCTCTTCTTTTACCTTCTTCTTTTAAAAGATATTTTTCAACAACATGTTGTGTTGCTATCCCCGCATGATCTTCTCCGGGTATCCAAACTGTTTCCTTCCCTTTCATTCTATTATATCTTACGGAGATATCCTGAAGAACGATATTTAAAGCATGACCAATATGTATTTTGCCAGTTATATTTGGAGGCGGAATTACTATACTGAACTTATCGTTTCCTTGTCTTGGCTCAAAGGAATGGGATTCTTCCCAAATCTTATACCATCTATTTTCAAGTTCGTGTGGCATATATCTTTTTCCAATATCCATTAATGCGACCTCCTAAATTTTTGATGAATGGTGTCAATCTAATTTTACACTCTCTGCTTTATTAAATCAAAGATTGAATTTATTCCTTATCTTCTTTATTGTCATTTGTAACTACTTGATTTTTCTCTTCGTTTTCTACATCAACGGAAGGGGGAAGTTCACTTTTTTTGATTTTCCTTCTGTTCCTTCTGAATAAATCAAAAGGAAAATTGATTTCTCTTCTTTTAAACAAAGCTGCTTCGGGTGAGAATATTCCTTTATATCTAATGGGCTTTTCCATTGCCTCAACTTCAGTTAATAGAATAACAGATATGATCCTTAATATGAATCCTATGATAAAAATCAATTGAATCCCATGATAGGGGTCCCCCATAAAATGAATCTCTATATTTTTTAGATGATTTGCTAAGAGACCCCCACTCAACGAGCCAAAAATAGCCGCAATCCCGGCGATGAAGGAGTTGGCCGCGATATAATTTTCGGATGGCTCTTTGGATATTTCTAAAAGTAGATTGAAAATAGCTAAATTTATTGCCGACCAAGCAAAGGCGGAAAATATAGCATTTAATAATTCGATACTCCTATAATTCGTTGCATTCATTAAAAAGTACATCAAAGGGCTGAAAGTTGACAATAAAATCCCCAAACTTAGAACGTTTTTGCTGCCAAACCTGTCTGCCACTACTCCAAAAAATAGATATAAAAAAATAGAGATAACGCTTGTTATTATTCCCATATTTCCAAGAAATTGATAATTTATATTCAAAATCGCTACTTCATAATAGGAAAAGTAAGGCCTTGCAAATTCTATGGCAAAACTCCAAACAAACATAAAAAGTAGGAAGTTTTTAAAGTTTCTATCTTTAAAAGGTACAAAAATGTTTAGATTAAAGGTGGAAATTTTTTCACTTTCTTCGGGAAACTCATGTTTCATCAACAAAAAAGCTGACAGAACTGAAAAAAATGCCATAAAGCCTGTAACCAGTAATAACCCTGTTTTAAAATTTGGAAATTCTAAAAATATAGAATAAAGATACAGCATTATTATACCAGTTATGGAAGAGAATATATTACGAATTCCGAAATATTTACCTCTTTGTTCAAAGGGAACAACCCCTTTAATCAAAACCGTCCAAGTGTTGCCTACAAATGTTCCGAAAAAAGAAAATAAAAGGATAATAATTAATATAATATACTCGGATCTCACATCAAAGAATATAAAAATTGGCAATAAAACAAATAAAGTTCTCGATATAAACGCGTTTATTACCAAGCTTTTCTTTCTTGAACCAATAATCTGGTTTATTCGTGAAGAAAAAATCTGAAACATCTGTGCTATAATAGGAAAAGAGGTCATAACTGATATAAAAAGAGGAGATGCGTTGAAATATATAGCAAGAGTTGTGAAAATAAAACCTTGTGTACCGATAAAAAACGCGTTGTATGAACCCGCCTCTAAGATAGAGAGAACCCTTGTTTTTTCATATTTTGCCATATTTATTTTTCTCCTTGCTACTATATTTATTATTTTGTTTTTGAAGTGTAGTCGTTTGAAAATATATTATAATTCACCAATGAAAAATAAAGTTTACTTTCTAATTTAATAAATGTTATTTTTGTCTTTGAATGAAATTCGCCTTGAATCGTTTTTAAATTTGAGAGGTGATAATATTGAATGAACACCATCCATATGTAATTTGGGCAAGAAAAGTGATAGAAGCATATGTAAAAGAAAAAAGAAAAATAGATTTTGATGAAACTCTTCCAAAAGATTTATTTAACAAAAAAAGAGGATGTTTTGTGAGTCTTCACAAAAGCTCTGGAGAATTGAGAGGTTGTATTGGTACCATTATGCCCGTTTACGATAATTTAATCATGGAGATAAGAGAAAATGCGATCGCTGCTGCCACAAGTGATCCACGGTTCCCTCCTCTTTCGCCAAAGGAATTAGACGATCTAGTTATTTCAGTTGATGTTCTATCAGATTTAGAAAAAGTGAATGATATGAATGAGTTGGATCCTAAAATCTTTGGAATAGTTGTTAAAAGTGGTTACAAGAGAGGGGTTCTTTTACCTGATCTAGAAGGAGTTGATACTGTGGAAGAACAATTGAGAATAGTCAAATTAAAAGCTGGTATTTATAAAAATGAACCAATAGAAATATACAAATTCACTGTGGAGAGGTTTTTTTAAAATAATAGAGGTGAAGTAAATGAAAATCAATTCCTTGTTCTATGAGGAATTTAAAGACGATATTTTGAAATGCACCTTATGTCCTCACCAATGTATATTATATCCTGGCAAAACAGGGATATGTGGGGTTAGGCAAAATATAAAAGGTGAGATGTATTCATTAAATTATAGGGATGTTACCAGTATAGCTCTCGATCCAATAGAAAAAAAGCCACTTTTTCACTTTCATCCTGGCGAAAAAATCCTTTCCCTGGGAACTTGGGGCTGTAATTTAAAATGTCCTTTTTGCCAAAATTACGAAATTGCCCATCTAAAACCTCGATATCAAAAGAAAATATATCCCAACGCTATCCCATCTTTGATGGATAATTATGGTGTTCGAGGTGTTGCGTATACATATTCAGAACCGATAGTTTGGTATGAATTCGTTTTGGATTCATCAAGAGAAGTTAAATATGCTAATCCTGACAACTACAATGTTTTAGTAACGAACGGATTCATAAACGAAAAACCTTTGAGACTTATGCTACAATATATTGACGCAATGAATATAGATTTAAAAGTATTCGACGATAAAAATTATATGAAAATATTAAAAGGAAGATTAGAACCGGTTAAAAAAACGATAAAAATAGCCTATGAAGAAGGTATTCACATTGAAGTAACTACATTGGTAGTTCCCAAAGTAAACGATAATTTGGAAGAACTAGAAGAAGAATTTTCTTGGCTAGCAAGCATTTCTAAAGATATTCCCCTTCATTTATCGCGGTATTTTCCTGCATATAAATATAACGAACCACCGACAGATATCAACTTTTTAGAAAAAACTTATAAGCTTGCAAAAAAATATCTCAATTTTGTATATCTTGGTAACATTTTGTCTTCAACATACGAAAATACTTATTGTCCAAATTGTGGGACACTCCTTATTCAAAGAAAAGGATACGACATAAAAATTGAAAATCTAAATAAAAACGGAGAGTGTGAAAATTGCGGCAGAAAAATATGCGTAGTTTGAGAGTATATCTATATATAGCTGCTGTTGGTGTAGGTATATTTTTATTATCTTTGTTATTATTTTCTAAACCCAACCCAGTTTACGAAGAAGAAGAGTTCCCGGTGCTTGGCACCATTGTAAGGGTAAAAGTAGCAGGGGATAAAGTATCTTCAAATGTTTTATTGAACACAGCAGAACAAGAGTTGTATAGATTACACAACAAATTTAGTCCCAACGTCGAAGGTAGTATAGTCCAAAAATTAAATACTGATAGAAAAGTTGAAGTCGACGAAGAGGGATTATTTTTATTTCAAGCTACCTACAATTATGCAGTAATAACAGGTGGAACTTTCGACCCCACTGTGAGGCCCCTGCTTAAATTATGGGGATTTGATGATATAAATTCTTCCAAAAAAGTTCCAACCCAAGAAGAAATAAATGAAGCATTAGAAAATGTTGATTACAGATTCATAAAAATCGACGAAGAAAAGAGAGAAATTTCATTACTAAAAGATGGTGTCGAAGTGGACTTAGGAGGAATAGCTAAAGGATATGCAATTGATTTAGTCATACAAAAAATTAAGGAAATAGATCCTGGGGCTACAGGTTTTGTCGATGCTGGTGGAGATATCGGTATAATAGGTCCAAAGTTTGGAGAACTTGCCTGGGTTATAGGGATAAGGGATCCTTTTTCACAAGATGCTTTAAAATCCATAGATACAATTTATTTAGCAAGCGGTGCGGTGGCTACATCTGGAGATTACGAAAGATTTTTTGTCCAAGACGGTAAAAAATATCATCATATCTTAGACCCAGAAGATGGATACCCAGCAAGAAATGCATCCAGTGTGACTGTGGTAGCAGAAAAAGCAATGATAGCGGACATCTTTTCTACGGCTCTTTTCGTTTTAGGATACGATAACCCTGCCTTAGATTATTTCACGGATTTTGGCATTCAAGCTTTGGTTATATCCCCAACGGGAGAAAGCACCGAGACCAATGGTTTTGACTATTTTCGGGAGAAAATGTGATAATCAATGAAATTCACTAAGAAAAATGATCTATACTTACTTTTAGTAGTAATATTGTTAGTTTTAGTGATGATTTTTATGAACGCTTATCCAAAAAAAGGGATAAATGGTGCAGAAGTTTACTTAAAAAGGGAAAAGATTTTGCAAATAACTAAGGAAGGCACTTACAGTATAAAAAATGATGAAGGTGAGTTATTGATGAATGTAGAATACATAGATCAAAGAATTAGAGTTATCGATTCATCATGTCCTTTGAAAGTCTGTGAAAATACAGGATGGGTAGAAAACCCTAATCAACCGATTATTTGTATTCCAAATGAAATAATTGTAAAACCATTAGGGACCGAAGATGACACGGAGATCGATATCTATACATGGTAAAAAGAACAAAAACAATATCTCATATAGCGATTTTAACCGCATTAGCCTCTGCTATTTACTATGTTGAATCCTTTTTACCCATGCCTGTTTCTGTTCCAGGAGCGAGATGGGGATTTTCCAACTTTCCTTTGTTGATGTCTGTAGTGAGTGGAATTAGCGTTACTAATACTTTATACATAGCTCTGTTAAAAACTTTGCTGGGTTCAATACTAAGTGGAAGATTTTTATCTCCCATGTTTTGGATGGGATTAGGTGGTTCACTGGCCAGTGCTTTATTTATGTCCTTATCCTTCAAATTTACCAATAAATTTGGGATCTTAGGGATTAGTGAAATAGGAGCCTTTTTCAGCAACGCTGTACAATTAATAATCGCCAGTCTTTTTATTGTTAAATCACCTAATATTTTTTGGTATTTCCCTTACATGCTTTTTTTTGGTATATTAACGGCATTTATAAACGCAACAATTGTGAACTATATTTTAAGGAGTGTCAACCTTGATAGATTCAAAAGTTGAAATAGTTTTAGGATCCTCATCCCCTCGAAGACAAGAGCTTTTAAAATTAATAACAAAAAATTTTACGATTAGAACAGCTAATATTGATGAAACTTATAACTCTACAACACCTTCTGAAATTGTACAAGAAATTTCATATAAAAAAAGTAAAAATATTGAAATTTCAGTGGGAGAGCTTCTAATAACGGCTGATACTATAGTAACTTTGGATGGAAAAATATTTGGAAAGCCTCACAATTACAATGAAGCTTTCCACATGCTTAAAACCTTATCAAATAAAACTCATTGCGTTTACACAGGAATAACTTTAAGATCAATGGAAAAATTTTCTTCTTTTTATGAAGTTTCGAAGGTGACTTTTTATAAATTGGATGAAGAAGTAATAAATTTTTATATAAGTAATAACAATGTCTATGACAAAGCGGGAGCTTATGCTATTCAAGATTTCGCTGCTGTTTTTGTAAAAAAAATTGAAGGTGATTACTATAACATAATGGGCCTACCTCTAGCAAAATTATATTGGCAATTGAGACAAATGTTCGCAACCTTATAAAATTATTTCAAATATTCCAAAAATTTCTATTAAAAGCCGAAAAGGAGAAAATAATGGAAGATGAACTAAAACCAAGAGAGAAACTAGAAAAATATGGGCCACAATCTCTCAAAGACGAAGAACTTATAGCCATAATCCTAAGACATGGAGTTAAAAATTATAACGTATTTGATGTTTCTGAACAGATATTAAAAAAATATAAAACATTGAGTCAATTGGTCGATATATCACTTGAAGAAATCTCAGAAGAAAAAGGAGTAGGAAAGGTTGGCGCAATAAATCTAAAAGCTGCATTAGAAATAGGGAAAAGATATCACCTTCAAAAATTGCGTCAAAAGTACCAAAAGGTAACATCTCCAGAAGAAGCATACCATGTTTGTGAGGACATGATATATCTAACCAAAGAAACAGTGAGAGCTATTTTTTTAGATTCTAAACTTCACATCATAACTATTAAAGACATTTCCAATGGAACGGTAAATATTTCAATTGCTCACCCACGAGATATTTTTAAAGAAGCTATAATGTACAACGCAGTGTCCTTCATTTTAGTACATAATCATCCATCAGGGGATCCCACACCAAGCATGCATGATAGAGACATAACGAAAAAAATCATGGAATCTGGTGAGATCTTAGGTATAAACATGAACGATCATATAATAATTGGTAAGGATTCTTATTTCAGTTTCTCTTTGGATAGGAGTGAAAAAATTGACTGATAAAAATGAAAATAATAATGCGGAAG is part of the Petrotoga miotherma DSM 10691 genome and harbors:
- the ruvA gene encoding Holliday junction branch migration protein RuvA; the encoded protein is MIRKINATIEDFEDEKVLIKIGALTLEAYPSFNVIRYLKKGDKYEFFASLEISEWNTSLYIFKDKIERDVFESLKKVSKIGPRIASKILRKTDAEEFIQMINSQDTTLLSNLPGIGKKTAERLISELSDSFSAYSAGVGAQSYGNNNVKEAIEALETLGFQRYEIMKVIGQLDLEELKTEEIIKECLTRL
- a CDS encoding bifunctional folylpolyglutamate synthase/dihydrofolate synthase: MEFTNLVDYLYQRGAANFKVKLGLERIEELTKRIGCPQNSFKSIHVTGTNGKGSVTTALSQILRYNGMKVGTFISPHLVSLTERIKINGENISEREFVQIYNEIEEEIKKMDLKGEEYAPSFFEITTAMAFKYFEKQKVDVGIIEVGLGGRLDATNVINSDVSVITSISKDHIKTLGNTLEAIAYEKAGIIKKNNFLVLGNIDESPKKVILNKAKEVNAEKVYEHGKDFNSTNHRYFINNNMLDYYGINSEIKDLIFGANGTFQMENVTTSLAVVEAFMQKFGKALSIEKIREAMANFYWEGRFEYTEINGKKIVFDGAHNFAAAQQLEKSINLYFPTQKKIALIGILDDKDYKKMSQIFASVFDKIIVTSVPTERGRHPELIYEEFKKHTKNVEFIKDPSEGFNKLLSEKSDIYFFTGSLYLLGKIKELISTNLVAL
- a CDS encoding ribose-phosphate pyrophosphokinase; translation: MSTKENQFKVFAGNSNPLLAKKIVEYMDTRLGDCEVSTFADGEVNVKINETVRGFDVYLIQSIAPPVNNNIMELLIMIDALRRASAASISVIIPYFGYARQDRKARGRDPITAKLVANLITTAGATRVVTIDLHAEQIQGFFDIPVDNLWSFPIFSKYFLEEMKLTQHDTVVVSPDVGGVKRARKFAQKLGSSLAILDKRRPKDNVAEVINVIGEVEGANCIIFDDIIDTGGSLVAAAETLHNKGAKKIIAAATHGIFSLNAVEKLQNSSIDKIIVTDTIYHKELPDKFVELNSSELLGEAIVRIRKNLSVSILFR
- the glmU gene encoding bifunctional UDP-N-acetylglucosamine diphosphorylase/glucosamine-1-phosphate N-acetyltransferase GlmU, with the protein product MKVLILAAGQGKRMKSKIPKVAHKILDKPMINWVIDVAGKITDEIGIVLGNGKDLVKELLDENVKIFEQKERLGTGHAVLCAEQFLDDSDILILYGDVPFISYQTLNSLIEKHLKDNNSSTILSVKLEDPTGYGRIIKNEDKFVKIVEEKDADTFEKQIKEVYTGIAVYKGEQLKEALHRITPQNAQGEYYLTDVFELLEKVGVVELENEIEVIGINDRIQLAEAEKKIRKEILKKHMLNGVTIQDPDSTYISADVSIGADTIIYPQTFIYGKTTIGKDCEIGPLTRIKDCIIEDNVKIIRSECELSRIQKNVSIGPFSRLREGTELQENVKIGNFVETKKTKISCNSKAQHLTYLGDTYVGRNVNIGAGTITCNYDGKKKNKTFIDDGAFIGSNTSLVAPVNIGKNSLVGAGSVITKDVPDNALTLARAHQINKENWVLKRDSQNVEKGV